In Cloacibacillus sp., one DNA window encodes the following:
- the raiA gene encoding ribosome-associated translation inhibitor RaiA translates to MEVRFVTRNVELPGDIKDYMEKKLFKIEKFFDRILDTQVALNYKRGMNVVEITSNVNGVVMRGEDYAPDLRKAFDKALKNIERQVKKHKSYLTDKVRMKVQEISFDIDPELIPAPAMDKDEPVREIVKRKKFTVDVMTPIEATMQMDLLGHSFFLFKNDETGAINVVYRREEGGYGLLEPR, encoded by the coding sequence TTAAGGATTATATGGAGAAGAAGCTTTTCAAGATCGAAAAGTTCTTTGACCGTATCCTGGACACTCAGGTCGCGCTCAACTACAAAAGAGGAATGAATGTGGTTGAGATTACCTCAAATGTAAACGGAGTCGTAATGCGCGGAGAGGATTACGCCCCTGACCTTCGCAAAGCCTTTGACAAGGCTCTCAAGAATATCGAGCGCCAGGTGAAAAAACATAAGAGCTATCTCACCGACAAGGTTCGCATGAAGGTACAGGAAATTTCCTTCGATATCGACCCTGAGCTTATCCCGGCCCCGGCGATGGATAAAGACGAGCCGGTGCGTGAAATCGTAAAAAGAAAGAAATTCACGGTGGATGTCATGACGCCGATCGAGGCTACGATGCAGATGGATCTGCTGGGCCATTCGTTCTTCCTCTTCAAGAACGACGAGACTGGCGCGATCAACGTCGTATACCGCAGGGAAGAGGGCGGCTACGGACTGCTCGAACCCAGATAG